A single Fusobacterium varium DNA region contains:
- the uxuA gene encoding mannonate dehydratase produces MKLSFRWYGDSDPVSLQYIRQIPKMHSIVTAVYDVPVGQEWDMGRINTLKAKVENAGLHFDVIESVPVHEDIKLGLPTRELYIENYKKNIRNLAKAGVKVICYNFMPVFDWTRSQLDKELEDGSTALVYYKDQVDKLDPLNSNLSLPGWDSSYTKEEMAELFRQYKEIGEEGLWANLEYFLKEIIPVAEECDIKMAIHPDDPPWPIFGLPRIITNEANLDRFLKLVDSKYNGLTLCTGSLGSGSFNDMVKLVDKYSAMGRIHFMHVRNVKLLEDGVSFEESAHCASCGSLDIVGIMKALHKNNFDGYLRPDHGRMIWGETGKPGYGLYDRALGASYITGIWDTLEKLK; encoded by the coding sequence ATGAAACTATCATTTAGATGGTATGGAGATTCAGATCCAGTAAGTCTTCAATACATAAGACAAATACCTAAAATGCACAGTATTGTTACAGCTGTATATGATGTACCAGTTGGACAAGAGTGGGATATGGGCAGAATAAACACTTTAAAAGCTAAAGTTGAAAATGCAGGACTTCACTTTGACGTTATTGAAAGTGTACCAGTACATGAAGATATTAAATTAGGACTACCTACAAGAGAACTTTACATTGAGAACTATAAAAAGAACATAAGAAACCTAGCAAAAGCAGGAGTAAAAGTAATTTGTTACAACTTTATGCCAGTATTTGACTGGACTAGATCTCAATTAGATAAAGAACTAGAAGATGGATCAACAGCTCTAGTTTACTATAAAGATCAAGTTGACAAATTAGATCCTTTAAACAGCAACCTATCACTACCAGGATGGGATTCAAGTTACACTAAAGAAGAGATGGCTGAATTATTCAGACAATATAAAGAGATAGGAGAAGAGGGACTTTGGGCTAACTTAGAATATTTCTTAAAAGAAATTATTCCAGTAGCTGAAGAGTGTGATATCAAAATGGCTATCCACCCTGACGATCCACCTTGGCCAATATTTGGTCTACCAAGAATCATAACTAATGAAGCAAACTTAGATAGATTCTTAAAATTAGTGGACAGCAAATACAATGGACTTACACTTTGTACAGGATCACTTGGAAGTGGAAGTTTCAATGATATGGTTAAATTAGTAGATAAATACAGTGCAATGGGAAGAATTCACTTTATGCATGTAAGAAACGTAAAACTTCTTGAAGATGGAGTAAGTTTTGAAGAGTCAGCACACTGTGCATCTTGTGGATCATTAGATATAGTTGGAATTATGAAAGCGTTACACAAAAATAATTTTGATGGATATTTAAGACCAGACCACGGAAGAATGATTTGGGGAGAAACTGGAAAACCAGGATATGGATTATATGACAGAGCTCTAGGAGCAAGTTATATTACTGGAATTTGGGATACTCTTGAGAAATTAAAATAG